One genomic segment of bacterium includes these proteins:
- a CDS encoding ABC transporter permease — MEIWKTAWRNVLRSRRRTMVTVSAMSFALWVMILYSGLVAGYMRDMEQGILDLEIGDLQVHASEYRDDPSLYARIDAPEALLEQLRSEGFRATPRLLAWGMAAADESSAGVSFRGVDIAADALVSRIHEHVMEGSWLDPADPQGVVLGRRLARMLGVEPGAEIVVLSQGADGATAADLFKVRGVLQSIGDATDRAGVFMNAEAFRELFVVPLGAHQIVVRRPAEVELDAAAVSVRELAKGLDVQTWRDLMPTLASLLDSAKGAMLAMFFIVYLAIAVLILNSMLMAVFERIRELGVLKALGVGPFGILGLMLAEAGIVTAISVAVGLAFGLPTLLYLAIYGIELSGVDGLSIMGMAMDPHWRAELSVGVVAAPVGALVAIVSAAVLYPALKAAWIDPVRAIYHR; from the coding sequence GTGGAGATCTGGAAGACCGCGTGGCGGAATGTGCTGCGGAGCCGGCGCCGGACGATGGTCACGGTGTCTGCCATGAGTTTCGCCCTGTGGGTGATGATCCTGTATTCAGGGCTCGTCGCTGGCTATATGCGCGACATGGAACAGGGCATCCTCGATCTCGAGATCGGGGATCTTCAGGTTCACGCCAGCGAATACCGGGACGATCCCTCATTGTACGCGCGAATCGATGCCCCGGAAGCGCTGCTGGAACAGCTCCGATCGGAGGGTTTCCGGGCCACTCCGCGCCTGCTGGCCTGGGGAATGGCCGCGGCGGATGAGTCGAGCGCCGGTGTCTCCTTTCGCGGTGTCGACATAGCCGCCGACGCCCTGGTGAGCCGCATCCACGAGCACGTGATGGAAGGCAGCTGGCTCGACCCGGCGGATCCGCAAGGTGTGGTGCTCGGCCGGCGCCTGGCCCGTATGCTGGGCGTCGAGCCCGGCGCGGAGATCGTCGTGCTCAGTCAAGGCGCGGATGGCGCGACGGCTGCGGATCTCTTCAAGGTGCGTGGTGTCCTGCAGAGCATCGGGGACGCGACCGACAGGGCGGGCGTCTTCATGAACGCTGAAGCCTTTCGAGAGCTCTTCGTGGTACCTCTCGGAGCGCACCAGATCGTGGTGAGGCGCCCAGCCGAGGTGGAACTCGATGCGGCAGCGGTCTCGGTTCGAGAGCTCGCCAAAGGCCTCGATGTGCAGACCTGGCGAGATCTGATGCCGACCCTGGCCTCCCTGCTCGATTCAGCCAAGGGGGCCATGCTGGCGATGTTCTTCATCGTCTATCTCGCAATCGCGGTCTTGATTCTGAACTCCATGTTGATGGCCGTCTTCGAGCGGATCCGCGAACTCGGCGTACTGAAGGCCCTGGGGGTTGGCCCCTTCGGGATCCTCGGCCTGATGTTGGCCGAAGCGGGAATCGTTACAGCGATCTCGGTCGCCGTAGGCCTGGCGTTTGGCCTGCCTACCCTGCTGTACCTTGCGATCTACGGTATCGAGCTCTCCGGCGTCGATGGATTGTCGATCATGGGGATGGCAATGGATCCGCATTGGCGGGCCGAGCTGAGTGTCGGAGTCGTCGCGGCGCCAGTCGGGGCCCTGGTGGCGATCGTCTCGGCCGCTGTCCTGTATCCCGCGTTGAAGGCCGCCTGGATCGATCCGGTGCGAGCCATCTACCACCGCTAG